A window of the Sabethes cyaneus chromosome 1, idSabCyanKW18_F2, whole genome shotgun sequence genome harbors these coding sequences:
- the LOC128733146 gene encoding uncharacterized protein LOC128733146, protein MGENDEKYVFYGGSTNESVEAGCQSLGALIIKRLRENGDCVAFTDGVTGESITSSDMLEQSVRLANRFHRIGIKKNTVIAIMCENRLELPLIAFAATYMNAIPVLLNPSYTSVELEHVLKLITPKAIFVSPTAISTLLSVAKNISSIKMTVLLESTKKPNNKIALFKELFDRNKLKNAKFFTPQPVNLQKQVALMVLSSGTTGLPKAVQLTHYNLMAVLAYIRQDLKDSDLPPNIRGLGLLPYFHIYGYMTLLSAFCNNREIVSLPRFEPKLFLSTIQKYKIFGAALAPPLMVFLAKHPLVDQYDLSSLTILGCGAAPLSKEVEEMVLKRLPNVLIIRTGYGMSETSLGVLTRMSGKSGSVGRVNRMCWVKIADMETGKTLGPNQVGEIWVKGPMIMKGYLNNERETNSTIDSDGWLHTGDTGYFDEDEDFFIVDRIKDLIKYRGFQVAPAEVEAVLLTNEKIKDAAVVGIPDEINGELPLAFVVLQPGAELTEADVKAWVATRLSRQKHLHGGVRFVADIPKTTSGKILRRELRGMVVKSKL, encoded by the exons ATGggagaaaacgacgaaaaatatgTGTTCTATGGTGGTTCCACCAATGAAAGTGTTGAAGCCGGCTGTCAATCCTTGGGTGCGCTGATTATCAAGCGACTTCGTGAAAACGGAGACTGTGTTGCTTTT ACGGATGGCGTAACCGGAGAGTCGATTACGTCCAGCGACATGCTGGAGCAGTCGGTGCGATTAGCAAACCGGTTTCATAGGATCGGAATAAAAAAGAACACGGTCATTGCGATAATGTGTGAAAACCGACTTGAGCTGCCCTTGATTGCATTCGCGGCAACCTACATGAACGCAATCCCTGTTCTACTGAATCCATCTTACACTTCCGTCGAGCTGGAACACGTCCTGAAGCTAATCACACCGAAGGCAATCTTCGTATCCCCAACAGCCATCAGCACATTACTTTCAGTCGCCAAAAACATTTCTTCCATAAAAATGACTGTTCTTCTGGAGTCAACCAAAAAACCAAACAACAAAATCGCACTGTTCAAGGAGCTTTTCGATCGCAACAAATTAAAAAATGCCAAATTTTTCACCCCACAGCCAGTGAATCTGCAGAAACAGGTGGCCCTCATGGTTCTATCGTCCGGGACGACAGGGTTGCCGAAAGCAGTTCAACTAACCCACTACAATCTGATGGCCGTACTGGCCTACATTCGGCAAGATTTGAAGGACAGCGATTTGCCGCCAAACATACGGGGACTTGGACTGCTTCCCTACTTCCATATCTACGGTTATATGACACTTCTGAGTGCCTTCTGCAACAATCGAGAGATTGTCAGTCTACCACGATTCGAACCGAAGCTATTTCTATCGACAATCCAGAAGTATAAAATCTTCGGAGCCGCTTTGGCTCCGCCATTGATGGTTTTCCTAGCGAAACATCCTCTGGTTGATCAGTACGACTTGAGCTCCCTCACCATACTCGGCTGCGGAGCAGCTCCACTTAGTAAAGAAGTCGAAGAAATGGTACTGAAACGCTTACCGAATGTTCTAATAATTCGGACTGGGTACGGTATGAGCGAAACCTCCCTTGGAGTTCTTACGAGAATGTCCGGTAAAAGTGGCAGTGTGGGTCGCGTAAACCGAATGTGCTGGGTGAAGATTGCTGACATGGAGACCGGCAAAACGCTTGGCCCGAACCAAGTGGGTGAAATCTGGGTCAAAGGTCCAATGATTATGAAAGGCTACTTGAACAATGAACGCGAAACTAATTCGACCATTGATTCCGATGGTTGGCTCCATACGGGGGACACCGGGTACTTCGATGAGGACGAAGACTTTTTCATAGTTGATCGCATTAAGGATCTAATCAAGTACAGAGGATTTCAGGTAGCTCCTGCTGAAGTGGAAGCAGTACTTCTTACGAATGAGAAGATCAAGGATGCAGCAGTCGTTGGCATACCGGACGAGATCAACGGAGAGCTCCCGCTGGCATTTGTGGTGTTGCAACCGGGCGCGGAACTAACCGAAGCCGATGTCAAAGCGTGGGTTGCTACTCGCCTGTCTAGGCAAAAACATCTACACGGGGGAGTTCGGTTCGTGGCTGATATTCCAAAAACCACCAGCGGAAAGATTTTACGCCGCGAACTGCGGGGGATGGTAGTGAAGTCGAAGCTCTAA
- the LOC128745503 gene encoding uncharacterized protein LOC128745503, translating into MTEQEQQYVFYGGPLVNSVHCGCSSLGSLILKRLKQNGQNVAFINAVTGEIVTFAQILEQSLKVAYQLQKYHIGKGSIVAVISENRIELPVVSFGAFYRNATVIPINPNYTAIEMNHALKLVQPQAMFVSEKAATTLFSLKPQHSYIELCVSLDNQPLGQDWICFKKWLEQTNTATDSPGPVILQNDVTLMVMSSGTTGLPKAVQLTHHNVMTVIAYMREDPRYTQLSVPIRLLGILPFYHVYGFMLTLNVCCNKYPMVVLPRFEPDLFLRSIQEYRVTMANLVPPLVIFLAKHPSVDRYDLRSLQAILCGAAPLSKDVEEQVLKRLPQVQSIRTAYGMSESSLGVISRVNDKAGSVGRVHKTSWVKVTHVASGKTIGPYELGEICIKGPLVMKGYYRNTEATKMAIDSAGWLHSGDIGYFDDEGDFFIVDRTKDLIKYKGSQVAPAEVEDILLSHPAIKDAAVVGLPDDDCGELPAAFVVRQDGHQLSENEVKRFIASKLSPQKHLRGGVFFLNEIPKTGSGKILRRELRDFVTKYSKAKL; encoded by the exons ATGACAGAACAGGAGCAGCAGTATGTCTTCTACGGAGGGCCACTGGTTAACAGCGTCCACTGTGGCTGCTCCTCACTAGGATCACTTATACTGAAACGGCTGAAACAAAATGGACAAAACGTAGCATTT ATTAATGCTGTAACAGGGGAAATCGTAACTTTCGCTCAGATATTGGAACAATCACTCAAAGTTGCGTATCAACTGCAGAAGTATCACATCGGAAAGGGATCAATTGTGGCGGTAATAAGTGAAAATCGCATCGAATTACCAGTGGTTTCATTCGGTGCATTCTACCGAAACGCAACGGTTATTCCCATCAATCCAAACTACACCGCTATCGAAATGAATCATGCACTAAAGCTGGTACAACCGCAAGCTATGTTTGTCTCCGAGAAAGCTGCAACGACGTTGTTTTCCCTAAAACCACAACACAGTTACATCGAACTTTGTGTTTCCCTCGACAACCAGCCCCTAGGTCAGGATTGGATTTGTTTCAAAAAATGGCTAGAACAAACAAATACTGCTACGGATAGTCCCGGTCCCGTTATTCTACAGAACGACGTAACATTGATGGTCATGTCATCCGGAACGACCGGATTACCTAAGGCAGTTCAGCTAACACACCACAACGTAATGACCGTGATTGCATACATGCGAGAAGATCCCAGATACACTCAACTATCCGTGCCAATACGTTTGCTAGGCATACTTCCCTTTTACCATGTTTACGGTTTCATGCTAACGCTTAACGTCTGCTGCAACAAATATCCCATGGTGGTGCTACCTCGGTTTGAGCCAGACCTATTTCTCCGAAGTATTCAAGAGTACCGAGTTACAATGGCAAACTTGGTGCCACCGTTGGTAATTTTCCTTGCCAAGCATCCATCTGTCGATCGGTACGATTTGCGCTCACTTCAAGCTATTCTTTGTGGAGCAGCTCCGCTCAGTAAGGACGTTGAGGAACAAGTATTAAAACGCTTGCCACAAGTCCAGTCCATAAGAACTGCATACGGTATGAGTGAATCGTCCCTTGGAGTTATATCCAGAGTAAACGATAAAGCAGGTAGCGTTGGTCGCGTTCATAAAACAAGCTGGGTCAAGGTTACGCATGTTGCAAGCGGCAAAACTATCGGACCGTACGAACTAGGGGAAATCTGTATCAAAGGTCCATTGGTTATGAAAGGCTACTATCGAAACACGGAAGCCACAAAAATGGCAATAGATTCTGCAGGTTGGTTGCATAGTGGAGATATTGGATACTTCGATGACGAAGGAGATTTTTTCATCGTGGATAGAACCAAAGATCTAATCAAGTATAAGGGCTCCCAGGTAGCTCCCGCTGAAGTAGAAGACATCTTGCTTAGTCATCCAGCAATAAAGGACGCAGCTGTGGTGGGACTCCCTGATGACGATTGCGGTGAGCTGCCTGCGGCGTTTGTAGTTCGACAAGATGGCCATCAATTGTCAGAAAATGAAGTCAAACGTTTTATTGCTTCCAAGTTATCGCCACAGAAACATCTCCGAGGTGGTGTATTCTTTCTGAATGAAATACCCAAAACTGGAAGTGGCAAAATACTTCGCCGTGAACTTCGTGACTTCGTTACAAAGTACTCGAAAGCGAAACTTTAA
- the LOC128743854 gene encoding uncharacterized protein LOC128743854 — MTAAEEANFVLYGGPDPMELLQDESLGEMIIRDLKLRPANIGLIDPHTKKEMSYEEILEKSVNVATGLLKLGVKKSDTVAIVSENCLQYCLAMFGTIFSGATLAQFNPAYLKDELEHAINMTKPKIIFVSSDVANKVSAVNRKNQYAKQLIIFDENGIVPDRSLSFTTLISQQTVDVQNFHPEPVDKQNHVALILLSSGTTGLPKGVQLTHANIMTTIAHSKEQAKLFELPEQLVALAVTPLFHVLASVGLINMVTNNCLCVLLSKFDARLFLESIQRYKVNLMSVVPPLMVFLAKHPMVDSYDLSSLINLFCGAAPLSKEIEDQVRERLGIAFVRQGYGMTETTYVMLMQSGFENKPGCVGKIRMGQWVKVIDPDSGKILGPNQRGELCFKGSLIMKGYVGKESAIDADGWLQTGDIGYYDEDEDFFIVDRIKELIKYKGFQVAPAELEAILLDHPKVKDAAVIGVPDERVGELTTAFVVKEHDESVNEGEIVRFVAERVSPQKQLHGGVRFISQVPRTASGKILRRKLRDMVADGNRAKL, encoded by the exons ATGACGGCAGCGGAAGAAGCCAACTTTGTTCTTTACGGCGGACCAGATCCGATGGAATTGCTGCAGGATGAATCGCTCGGGGAGATGATCATTCGGGACTTGAAGCTGCGACCAGCTAATATTGGCCTG ATTGATCCGCACACTAAAAAGGAgatgagttatgaggaaatattgGAGAAATCCGTCAATGTGGCAACTGGACTGCTGAAACTGGGTGTCAAAAAATCCGACACGGTAGCGATTGTTAGTGAAAATTGTTTGCAATATTGTTTGGCGATGTTCGGAACAATCTTTAGTGGGGCTACATTAGCACAGTTTAACCCAGCGTACTTAAAAG ATGAACTCGAGCATGCAATTAACATGACGAAACCGAAAATAATATTCGTATCCTCCGACGTCGCAAATAAAGTATCCGCCGTGAATCGAAAAAATCAATATGCAAAACAGTTGATTATTTTCGACGAAAACGGTATTGTGCCAGATCGTTCATTATCCTTCACAACCCTGATCAGTCAACAGACGGTTGATGTACAGAACTTTCACCCCGAACCGGTGGACAAGCAAAACCACGTTGCGCTAATTTTACTATCCTCCGGAACGACTGGACTGCCGAAAGGAGTGCAGCTGACTCATGCCAACATTATGACAACGATCGCGCATTCCAAAGAGCAAGCAAAGCTGTTCGAACTACCGGAGCAACTGGTGGCACTGGCTGTAACGCCTCTCTTTCACGTTCTGGCCAGCGTAGGCCTGATCAACATGGTCACCAACAATTGTCTGTGTGTTTTACTGTCCAAATTTGACGCTCGATTATTCCTGGAAAGTATTCAGCGATACAAGGTCAATCTTATGTCCGTCGTTCCACCATTGATGGTATTTCTGGCGAAACATCCCATGGTGGACAGTTACGATTTGTCCTCGCTGATAAACCTATTCTGCGGAGCTGCTCCGCTTAGTAAGGAAATAGAGGACCAGGTTCGGGAGCGGTTAGGTATTGCTTTTGTGCGGCAGGGCTATGGAATGACGGAAACTACCTACGTCATGCTTATGCAAAGTGGCTTTGAAAACAAACCCGGTTGCGTGGgaaagattcgaatgggtcaaTGGGTGAAGGTGATTGATCCGGACAGTGGAAAAATTCTGGGACCGAACCAGCGGGGCGAGCTGTGCTTCAAAGGTTCGCTGATCATGAAGGGCTACGTCGGAAAGGAGAGTGCCATCGATGCCGACGGGTGGTTGCAGACCGGTGATATCGGGTACTACGACGAGGATGAGGATTTTTTCATCGTGGATCGGATTAAGGAGCTCATCAAATACAAGGGCTTTCAAGTTGCACCCGCAGAATTGGAGGCCATTCTCTTGGACCATCCAAAGGTGAAAGATGCCGCCGTTATTGGTGTTCCAGATGAACGGGTTGGGGAGCTGACGACGGCATTTGTCGTGAAAGAACATGACGAAAGCGTAAATGAAGGGGAAATTGTTCGATTCGTTGCTGAACGCGTTTCACCGCAAAAACAGCTACATGGTGGGGTGCGGTTCATATCGCAGGTACCGAGGACAGCTAGCGGGAAAATTTTGCGCAGGAAACTTAGAGATATGGTTGCCGATGGAAATCGGGCTAAATTGTAA